A window from Pseudomonas moraviensis encodes these proteins:
- a CDS encoding ATP-binding SpoIIE family protein phosphatase, whose amino-acid sequence MQAQEPLTILIAEDSAADRLLLSTIVRRQGHQVLTAANGAEAVDTFQKQQPDLVLMDALMPVMDGFEAARQIKALAGEALVPIIFLTSLTESEALARCLEAGGDDFLAKPYNQVILAAKIKAMDRLRRLQATVLQQRDLIARHHDYLLNEQRVAKAVFDKVAHSGCLSAPNIRYLQSPYALFNGDLLLAAYTPAGDMHVMLGDFTGHGLPAAVGAMPLAEVFYGMTAKGYGLAETLREMNAKLKRILPVDMFCCATLLCLSFQSRSVEVWNGGMPDGYLHRMASGERVPLPARHLPLGILSAQAFDDRTDVYPMAVDDRVFLLSDGVIDTCDANDQLFGVERLQQVFAANSEPDRLFEDIEQALRDFRGQARDDVSMVEVSLLESTQAHGAAPVYSDSGQSCPLDWSASFEFRGATLRRFNPLPFLLQLLLEVHGLRSQSGAMYSVLAELYSNALEHGVLGLDSSLKRDAAGFARYYEMRAARLEALQEGFVRVHLQVQPRGEGGRLVIRVEDSGKGFDVARVMQRPLDNVRLSGRGISLVRQLGHNASWSDQGRSASVEFFWEIEA is encoded by the coding sequence ATGCAGGCGCAAGAGCCGCTGACCATTCTCATCGCCGAAGACAGCGCCGCCGACCGGTTGCTGCTGTCGACCATCGTCCGTCGTCAGGGCCATCAGGTACTGACGGCCGCCAACGGTGCTGAAGCGGTCGATACGTTCCAAAAGCAGCAACCCGATCTGGTGCTGATGGATGCGCTGATGCCGGTGATGGACGGCTTCGAAGCGGCGCGGCAGATCAAGGCGCTGGCGGGCGAAGCGCTGGTGCCAATCATTTTTCTTACCTCGCTGACCGAGAGCGAAGCGCTGGCCCGTTGTCTTGAGGCCGGCGGCGACGATTTTCTGGCGAAGCCGTACAACCAGGTGATCCTGGCCGCCAAAATCAAGGCGATGGATCGATTGCGCCGGCTGCAGGCGACGGTTCTGCAGCAGCGCGACTTGATCGCCAGACATCACGACTATTTGCTCAACGAACAGCGCGTGGCCAAAGCGGTGTTCGACAAGGTTGCGCATTCTGGCTGCCTGAGTGCGCCGAACATCCGTTACCTGCAATCGCCGTACGCACTGTTCAACGGCGATTTGTTGCTGGCGGCCTACACGCCGGCCGGTGACATGCACGTCATGCTCGGCGATTTCACCGGGCATGGCTTGCCGGCGGCAGTCGGCGCGATGCCGCTGGCCGAAGTGTTCTACGGCATGACCGCCAAGGGCTACGGTCTGGCCGAAACCCTGCGCGAGATGAACGCCAAGCTCAAGCGCATCCTGCCGGTGGACATGTTCTGCTGCGCCACGTTGCTCTGTCTGAGCTTCCAGAGCCGCTCGGTGGAGGTGTGGAACGGCGGCATGCCCGACGGTTACTTGCACCGCATGGCGAGTGGCGAGCGCGTGCCGCTGCCGGCGCGGCATTTACCGTTGGGAATTCTCAGTGCGCAGGCCTTCGATGACCGCACGGATGTGTATCCGATGGCCGTTGATGATCGGGTGTTTCTGTTATCGGACGGGGTGATCGATACCTGCGATGCCAATGACCAGTTGTTCGGTGTCGAGCGTTTGCAGCAGGTCTTTGCCGCCAATAGCGAGCCGGATCGGCTGTTCGAGGACATCGAGCAGGCGTTGCGCGATTTTCGCGGACAGGCCCGTGATGACGTGAGCATGGTCGAGGTCAGCCTGCTCGAGTCGACGCAGGCGCACGGCGCGGCACCGGTGTATTCGGACAGCGGCCAGTCGTGCCCGCTGGACTGGTCGGCCAGTTTCGAGTTTCGCGGTGCCACGCTCAGGCGCTTCAATCCGCTGCCATTTCTCTTGCAGTTGTTGCTCGAGGTGCACGGCCTGCGCTCGCAAAGCGGAGCCATGTACAGCGTACTCGCCGAGTTGTATTCCAATGCGCTGGAGCATGGCGTGCTCGGGCTCGATTCCAGCCTCAAGCGCGATGCGGCCGGGTTTGCCCGCTACTACGAAATGCGTGCGGCACGCCTGGAGGCGCTGCAGGAGGGTTTCGTGCGGGTGCATCTGCAGGTGCAACCGCGAGGCGAGGGCGGGCGTCTGGTCATCCGGGTCGAGGACAGCGGCAAGGGTTTCGATGTGGCGCGGGTCATGCAGCGGCCCCTGGACAATGTCCGCCTGTCGGGACGCGGCATCAGCCTGGTCCGGCAACTGGGACACAACGCCAGCTGGTCGGACCAAGGTCGTAGTGCCAGCGTGGAGTTTTTCTGGGAGATTGAGGCATAA
- a CDS encoding Hpt domain-containing protein, producing the protein MTDLHVDRDVLDTLREVMEGDYPELLDTFLNDSEERLSNLRATKDADQLMSCAHSFKGSACNMGAVRLAELCQDLESNAKDKSPEALAQLVADIHSEFADVRPVYEDEKHHAHTH; encoded by the coding sequence GTGACTGACCTACATGTAGATCGCGACGTTCTCGATACCTTGCGCGAGGTAATGGAGGGCGATTATCCAGAGCTTCTGGATACTTTTCTGAATGACTCTGAGGAGCGCTTGAGCAACTTGCGCGCAACCAAAGACGCCGATCAGCTAATGAGTTGTGCCCACAGTTTCAAAGGCAGCGCCTGCAATATGGGCGCGGTTCGACTCGCTGAGTTGTGCCAGGACCTTGAGTCGAATGCCAAGGACAAAAGCCCGGAAGCACTCGCTCAGCTGGTTGCCGACATCCATTCCGAGTTCGCCGACGTACGCCCCGTGTACGAAGACGAAAAGCACCACGCCCATACCCACTGA
- the fliM gene encoding flagellar motor switch protein FliM: MAVQDLLSQDEIDALLHGVDDGLVQTDNAAEPGSVKSYDLTSQDRIVRGRMPTLEMINERFARYTRISMFNMLRRSADVAVGGVQVMKFGEYVHSLYVPTSLNLVKIKPLRGTALFILDAKLVFKLVDNFFGGDGRHAKIEGREFTPTELRVVRMVLEQAFVDLKEAWQAIMEVNFEYINSEVNPAMANIVGPSEAIVVSTFHIELDGGGGDLHVTMPYSMIEPVREMLDAGFQSDLDDQDERWVNALRQDVLDVDVPIGATVARRQLKLRDILHMQPGDVIPVEMPEDMIMRANGVPAFKVKMGSHKGNLALQVIEPIERR, from the coding sequence ATGGCCGTGCAGGATCTGCTGTCCCAGGATGAAATCGATGCGCTGTTGCATGGCGTCGATGATGGTCTGGTACAGACCGATAATGCTGCCGAACCCGGCAGTGTCAAAAGCTACGACCTGACCAGCCAGGATCGCATCGTCCGTGGACGCATGCCGACGCTGGAAATGATCAACGAGCGTTTCGCCCGCTACACCCGCATCAGCATGTTCAACATGCTGCGCCGCTCGGCGGACGTTGCCGTCGGTGGCGTGCAGGTGATGAAATTCGGCGAATACGTGCACTCGCTGTACGTGCCGACCAGCCTCAATCTGGTCAAGATCAAACCGCTGCGCGGCACTGCGCTGTTCATCCTCGACGCCAAACTGGTGTTCAAACTGGTGGACAACTTCTTCGGCGGCGACGGCCGTCACGCCAAGATCGAAGGGCGTGAATTCACCCCGACCGAACTGCGCGTGGTGCGCATGGTTCTCGAGCAGGCCTTCGTCGATCTGAAGGAAGCCTGGCAGGCGATCATGGAAGTCAATTTCGAGTACATCAACTCGGAAGTGAACCCGGCCATGGCCAACATCGTCGGCCCGAGCGAAGCAATTGTCGTCTCCACCTTCCACATCGAACTCGATGGCGGTGGCGGCGACCTGCACGTGACCATGCCGTACTCGATGATCGAGCCGGTGCGGGAAATGCTCGACGCCGGTTTCCAGTCCGACCTCGACGATCAGGACGAGCGCTGGGTCAATGCCCTGCGCCAGGACGTGCTCGATGTCGACGTGCCCATCGGTGCCACCGTGGCCCGCCGCCAGTTGAAGCTGCGCGACATCCTGCACATGCAACCGGGTGATGTGATCCCGGTCGAGATGCCGGAAGACATGATCATGCGCGCCAACGGCGTGCCGGCCTTCAAGGTCAAGATGGGCTCGCACAAAGGCAACCTCGCGTTGCAAGTGATCGAGCCGATCGAGCGT
- a CDS encoding flagellar hook-length control protein FliK yields the protein MPATPNILLQTAAQAKAQAASAKSSAMAADAGDKASSFAKVFANQAPAKPAASADNSVKPARDKVADNSGKKDIGKDQSAAPEPAVADSGKALPADKAAASDDAAATADDTAETVQTPVVDTAPVDPALDPALAQVVQPLVAAPVVQTPVVAAPAQPETETPALTAVPGMVKDPAATDSDFDPSADPLDSMPAVRMAMEQGGHISAASQAQPKASPAQAQADGELTAAQNFAAGMASMLDVQADKDSTSQGGEKAFSGLIDDGLKDLKSATSDTRVDDFANRLAALTQAATPKTANALPVNQPIAMHQSGWTEEVVNRVMYLSSVNLKAADIQLQPAELGRLDIRVNMVPDQQTQVTFMSAHPSVREALDSQMHRLRDMFNQQGMGQVDVNVSDQNRGWQGQQGQEQAQQGHTGRTSAAGGRLDSADEELAPATVAEVAAQTTSVIGTSAVDYYA from the coding sequence ATGCCTGCGACCCCCAACATTCTTCTTCAGACCGCCGCCCAGGCCAAGGCGCAAGCCGCCTCTGCCAAATCGTCGGCAATGGCCGCAGACGCCGGGGACAAGGCTTCGAGCTTCGCCAAAGTGTTCGCCAATCAAGCGCCGGCCAAGCCTGCCGCCAGCGCCGATAATTCAGTCAAACCGGCACGCGACAAGGTCGCTGACAACAGCGGCAAAAAGGATATCGGCAAAGATCAGTCTGCCGCGCCCGAGCCAGCAGTTGCCGATAGCGGCAAAGCGTTGCCTGCGGACAAAGCGGCGGCGAGTGACGACGCAGCTGCCACTGCCGATGACACCGCTGAAACCGTACAAACCCCTGTGGTCGATACCGCGCCTGTAGACCCGGCGCTGGATCCAGCCCTGGCTCAAGTCGTCCAGCCATTGGTCGCAGCGCCTGTCGTGCAAACCCCGGTAGTCGCGGCGCCAGCCCAGCCGGAGACTGAGACACCTGCATTGACTGCTGTGCCGGGCATGGTCAAAGATCCGGCGGCTACCGACAGCGATTTCGATCCCTCGGCCGACCCGCTCGACTCGATGCCGGCCGTGCGCATGGCGATGGAGCAGGGCGGGCATATTTCTGCCGCCAGTCAGGCACAACCGAAAGCCTCTCCCGCTCAGGCTCAGGCCGACGGCGAACTGACCGCTGCGCAGAACTTTGCCGCCGGCATGGCCAGCATGCTCGACGTCCAGGCCGACAAGGACAGCACCAGCCAAGGTGGCGAAAAAGCCTTCAGCGGGCTGATCGATGATGGTCTGAAGGATCTGAAATCAGCCACCAGCGATACCCGCGTCGACGACTTCGCCAACCGTCTGGCGGCACTGACCCAGGCCGCTACGCCAAAAACCGCGAATGCGCTGCCGGTCAATCAGCCGATCGCCATGCACCAGAGCGGCTGGACCGAAGAAGTGGTCAACCGCGTCATGTATCTGTCCAGCGTCAACCTCAAGGCCGCCGATATTCAGTTGCAACCGGCTGAACTGGGGCGTCTGGATATCCGCGTGAACATGGTTCCCGATCAGCAGACCCAGGTGACCTTCATGAGCGCGCACCCGAGCGTGCGTGAAGCGCTCGACAGCCAGATGCATCGCCTGCGCGACATGTTCAACCAGCAGGGCATGGGCCAGGTCGACGTCAACGTCTCCGACCAGAACCGTGGCTGGCAGGGCCAGCAAGGCCAGGAACAGGCGCAGCAGGGCCACACCGGACGCACCAGCGCCGCCGGCGGGCGTCTGGATTCGGCGGATGAAGAATTGGCACCGGCCACTGTGGCTGAAGTGGCGGCGCAGACCACCAGCGTCATCGGCACCAGCGCGGTCGACTATTACGCCTGA
- the fliL gene encoding flagellar basal body-associated protein FliL — translation MAKSEAAAVKDPATKGKLKLIIVIVLALLVAIGASVGATWFFMHGAQSKPAEAAEAAPVGKQAAIFEPMAPAFVANYNQNGRQRYMQVSITMLARNQADLDALKVHMPVIRNNLVMLFSGQDFATLATPVGQEMLRQKATASVQEVAQKELGKVVIEQLLFTNFVLQ, via the coding sequence ATGGCGAAGAGCGAAGCTGCAGCAGTAAAAGACCCCGCAACCAAAGGCAAACTCAAGCTGATCATCGTGATCGTGCTGGCGTTGCTGGTGGCCATTGGTGCATCCGTCGGGGCGACCTGGTTCTTCATGCACGGCGCCCAGAGCAAGCCTGCCGAGGCCGCTGAAGCAGCGCCGGTCGGCAAGCAGGCAGCGATTTTCGAGCCGATGGCGCCAGCCTTCGTTGCCAACTACAACCAGAACGGCCGTCAGCGCTACATGCAGGTGAGCATCACCATGCTGGCGCGTAACCAGGCCGATCTGGACGCGCTTAAAGTGCACATGCCGGTTATCCGCAACAACCTGGTGATGCTCTTCTCCGGTCAGGATTTCGCCACACTGGCGACCCCGGTCGGTCAGGAGATGTTGCGCCAGAAGGCCACCGCCAGCGTCCAGGAAGTGGCGCAGAAAGAACTGGGCAAAGTGGTCATCGAACAGTTGCTTTTCACTAATTTCGTACTGCAGTAG